The Methanobrevibacter sp. region AAAAATTAATTTAGGATCAAAATCCTAAATTCATACTCTTTTTTTATAATCACAACATTAATATGCAAAAAGACCGCATTTAATGTTATGACAACCGACAACCATCTAAACAGTTTTGCAGAACTTGACTGTGAAACTACTGAAAATCATTCAAAGACTGCTGAAGAACTCTTAAATGTTGAAAATTTAGATTTTGACAATACAAGGTATCTGGCAGAGATACTGTTTAAGCTTAAAAGGTACGATGAATCCATCAAGCAGCTTAAAAGGGCATTATCATTAAGTCATGATGATGAACTATTAACATTGATTGGAATCACTTATTTTAA contains the following coding sequences:
- a CDS encoding tetratricopeptide repeat protein; its protein translation is MTTDNHLNSFAELDCETTENHSKTAEELLNVENLDFDNTRYLAEILFKLKRYDESIKQLKRALSLSHDDELLTLIGITYFKMGEYETAISIDSRNLNFYLEYISAYDRRGS